The following coding sequences are from one Streptomyces sp. V3I7 window:
- the deoC gene encoding deoxyribose-phosphate aldolase, translated as MPTNALTAQALADVTVSDSTLRRFLHGLPGVDAVGLEARAASLGTRSIKTTAKAYAIDLAISMVDLTTLEGADTPGKVRALGAKAVHPDPTDRTTPTTAAVCVYPDMVAVAKEAVAGSGVKVASVATAFPAGRAALGVKLADVRDAVAAGADEIDMVIDRGAFLAGNYMKVYDEIVAVKEACGTSARLKVIFETGELSTYDNIRRASWLGMLAGADFIKTSTGKVAVNATPANTLLMLEAVRDFRAQTGVQVGVKPAGGIRTTKDAIKFLVLVNETAGEDWLDNHWFRFGASSLLNDLLMQRQKLATGRYSGPDYVTVD; from the coding sequence ATGCCCACCAATGCCCTCACAGCGCAGGCTCTCGCTGACGTCACCGTGTCCGACAGCACGCTGCGCCGCTTCCTCCACGGGCTGCCCGGCGTCGACGCGGTCGGCCTGGAGGCGCGCGCCGCCTCCCTGGGTACCCGTTCCATCAAGACCACCGCGAAGGCGTACGCCATCGACCTCGCCATCTCGATGGTCGACCTGACGACGCTGGAAGGCGCGGACACCCCGGGCAAGGTCCGGGCGCTCGGCGCCAAGGCGGTCCATCCCGACCCCACCGACCGTACGACGCCGACGACCGCCGCGGTCTGCGTCTACCCCGACATGGTGGCCGTCGCCAAGGAGGCCGTCGCCGGTTCCGGTGTGAAGGTCGCCTCGGTCGCCACCGCCTTCCCGGCCGGCCGCGCCGCCCTCGGGGTGAAGCTGGCGGACGTGCGGGACGCCGTCGCCGCGGGCGCCGACGAGATCGACATGGTCATCGACCGTGGGGCGTTCCTCGCGGGGAACTACATGAAGGTGTACGACGAGATCGTCGCCGTGAAGGAGGCCTGCGGGACGTCGGCCCGCCTGAAGGTCATCTTCGAGACCGGTGAGCTGTCGACGTACGACAACATCCGGCGGGCGAGCTGGCTCGGCATGCTGGCCGGGGCCGACTTCATCAAGACCTCGACCGGCAAGGTCGCCGTCAACGCGACCCCGGCGAACACCCTGCTGATGCTGGAGGCCGTGCGCGACTTCCGCGCCCAGACCGGCGTCCAGGTCGGCGTGAAGCCGGCCGGCGGCATCCGCACCACCAAGGACGCCATCAAGTTCCTGGTCCTGGTCAACGAGACCGCGGGCGAGGACTGGCTGGACAACCACTGGTTCCGCTTCGGCGCCTCCTCGCTGCTGAACGACCTGCTGATGCAGCGTCAGAAGCTGGCCACCGGCCGCTACTCCGGCCCCGACTACGTGACGGTGGACTGA
- a CDS encoding aldehyde dehydrogenase family protein, which yields MASLFEYAPAPESRAVVDIAPSYGLFIDGEFTEAADGKVFKTVSPSTEEVLSEVAQAGEADVDRAVKAARKAFEKWSALPGSERAKYLFRIARIIQERSRELAVLETLDNGKPIKETRDADLPLVAAHFFYYAGWADKLGHAGFGPAPKPLGVAGQVIPWNFPLLMLAWKIAPALATGNTVVLKPAETTPLSALFFADICRQAGLPKGVVNILPGYGDTGAALVAHPDVNKVAFTGSTAVGKEIARTVAGTSKKLTLELGGKGANIVFDDAPIDQAVEGIVTGIFFNQGQVCCAGSRLLVQESIQDELLDSLKRRLSTLRLGDPLDKNTDIGAINSAEQLARITALADAGEAEGAERWSPACELPENGYWFAPTLFTNVTQAHTIARDEIFGPVLSVLSFRTPDEAVAKANNTQYGLSAGIWTEKGSRILAVANKLRAGVVWSNTFNKFDPTSPFGGYKESGFGREGGRHGLEAYLDV from the coding sequence ATGGCATCTCTCTTCGAGTACGCGCCGGCGCCCGAGTCCCGCGCGGTCGTCGACATCGCGCCGTCCTACGGCCTGTTCATCGACGGCGAGTTCACCGAGGCCGCCGACGGCAAGGTCTTCAAGACGGTCTCCCCGTCCACCGAGGAGGTCCTCTCCGAGGTCGCCCAGGCCGGCGAGGCCGACGTCGACCGTGCGGTGAAGGCCGCGCGCAAGGCGTTCGAGAAGTGGTCGGCGCTGCCGGGCTCCGAGCGCGCCAAGTACCTGTTCCGCATCGCCCGGATCATCCAGGAGCGCAGCCGCGAGCTGGCCGTCCTGGAGACGCTGGACAACGGCAAGCCGATCAAGGAGACCCGCGACGCCGACCTCCCCCTGGTCGCCGCGCACTTCTTCTACTACGCGGGCTGGGCCGACAAGCTCGGCCACGCCGGGTTCGGCCCCGCGCCGAAGCCCCTGGGCGTGGCCGGCCAGGTCATCCCCTGGAACTTCCCGCTCCTGATGCTGGCGTGGAAGATCGCCCCGGCGCTGGCGACCGGCAACACGGTCGTCCTCAAGCCGGCCGAGACGACCCCCCTCTCCGCCCTGTTCTTCGCGGACATCTGCCGCCAGGCGGGCCTGCCCAAGGGTGTCGTCAACATCCTTCCCGGGTACGGCGACACGGGCGCCGCGCTGGTCGCGCACCCGGACGTCAACAAGGTCGCGTTCACCGGCTCGACGGCCGTCGGCAAGGAGATCGCGCGTACGGTCGCGGGCACGAGCAAGAAGCTCACGCTCGAACTGGGCGGCAAGGGCGCCAACATCGTCTTCGACGACGCCCCCATCGACCAGGCCGTCGAGGGCATCGTCACCGGCATCTTCTTCAACCAGGGCCAGGTCTGCTGCGCGGGCTCGCGCCTGCTGGTCCAGGAGTCGATCCAGGACGAGCTGCTCGACTCCCTCAAGCGCCGCCTGTCGACGCTGCGTCTCGGCGACCCGCTGGACAAGAACACGGACATCGGCGCGATCAACTCCGCCGAGCAGCTGGCCCGGATCACCGCGCTCGCCGACGCGGGCGAGGCGGAGGGCGCCGAGCGCTGGTCCCCGGCCTGCGAACTCCCTGAGAACGGCTACTGGTTCGCCCCGACGCTCTTCACGAACGTCACCCAGGCGCACACCATCGCCCGCGACGAGATCTTCGGCCCGGTGCTGTCGGTCCTCAGTTTCCGTACGCCGGACGAGGCGGTCGCCAAGGCGAACAACACGCAGTACGGCCTCTCGGCGGGCATCTGGACCGAGAAGGGCTCCCGGATCCTGGCCGTCGCCAACAAGCTGCGCGCCGGTGTCGTCTGGTCCAACACGTTCAACAAGTTCGACCCGACCTCGCCGTTCGGCGGTTACAAGGAGTCGGGCTTCGGCCGCGAGGGCGGCCGCCACGGCCTGGAGGCGTACCTCGATGTCTGA
- a CDS encoding DeoR/GlpR family DNA-binding transcription regulator translates to MILEMVRANGAVSLRELARVVQTSEVTVRRDVRALEAEGLLDRRHGGAVLPGGFTRESGFPQKSHLATAEKTAIADLAAGLVEEGEAIVVGAGTTTQELARRLARVPGLTVVTNSLLVAQALAHANRVEVVMTGGTLRGSNYALVGSGAEQSLQGLRVSKAFLSGSGLTAERGLSTSNMLSASVDRALVQAAAEVVVLADHTKLGTDTMFQTVPTDVITRLVTDDPPAHDDRAATELQALADQGVQIAVAGATGSPGGDHAPAARQRASLPGPRRGQLSGGGLRSAATLADQPAPGGERGRVADLRRR, encoded by the coding sequence TTGATCCTCGAAATGGTGCGAGCGAATGGAGCGGTGTCGCTCCGTGAGCTCGCCCGCGTCGTCCAGACCTCCGAAGTGACCGTACGGCGGGACGTGCGCGCACTGGAGGCAGAAGGACTCCTCGACCGCCGGCACGGCGGTGCGGTACTGCCGGGCGGATTCACGCGGGAGTCCGGCTTTCCGCAGAAGTCACATCTCGCGACCGCCGAGAAGACGGCCATCGCCGATCTCGCCGCGGGGCTCGTCGAAGAGGGCGAGGCCATCGTGGTCGGGGCGGGGACCACCACGCAGGAGCTGGCCCGCCGGCTCGCGCGGGTGCCCGGGCTGACCGTCGTCACCAACTCCCTGCTGGTGGCCCAGGCGCTGGCGCACGCCAATCGCGTGGAGGTCGTGATGACCGGCGGCACGCTGCGCGGCTCCAACTACGCCCTCGTCGGCTCCGGTGCCGAGCAGTCGCTCCAGGGGCTGCGGGTCTCCAAGGCCTTCCTCTCCGGGAGCGGCCTGACCGCCGAACGCGGGCTGTCCACGTCCAACATGCTCTCGGCGTCCGTCGACCGGGCCCTGGTCCAGGCGGCCGCGGAGGTCGTGGTCCTCGCCGACCACACCAAGCTCGGTACGGACACGATGTTCCAGACGGTGCCGACGGACGTCATCACCCGCCTGGTCACCGACGACCCGCCCGCGCACGACGACCGCGCCGCCACCGAGCTGCAGGCTCTCGCCGATCAGGGGGTGCAGATCGCCGTGGCGGGGGCGACCGGAAGCCCGGGGGGTGACCATGCCCCCGCGGCGCGTCAGCGGGCTTCCCTGCCGGGGCCCCGACGGGGGCAGTTGTCCGGGGGCGGGCTTCGGTCGGCCGCGACGCTGGCCGACCAGCCGGCCCCGGGCGGCGAACGGGGGCGGGTCGCAGACCTGCGCCGTCGTTAG
- a CDS encoding uridine kinase, translated as MSIHPPSPARVVLLCGPSGSGKSLVAARSGLPVLRLDDFYKEGDDPTLPLVAGSSDIDWDHPLSWDADVAVEAIARLCATGSASVPVYDIARSARTGEETLHIGRTPLFIAEGVFAAEIVERCRDRGVLADALCLSRGPLATFRRRFLRDLKEGRKSVPFLLRRGWRLMRAERTIVARQVSLGAHPCDRDEALGRLAAAATGHPRRTRTAA; from the coding sequence GTGAGCATTCATCCGCCGTCCCCCGCCCGAGTCGTGCTGCTGTGCGGCCCCTCGGGCTCGGGCAAGTCACTCGTCGCCGCCCGTTCCGGGCTGCCCGTCCTGCGTCTCGACGACTTCTACAAGGAGGGCGACGATCCGACCCTGCCCCTGGTGGCCGGCAGTTCGGACATCGACTGGGACCATCCGCTGTCGTGGGACGCGGACGTCGCGGTCGAGGCCATCGCCCGGCTGTGTGCCACCGGGTCGGCGAGCGTGCCGGTGTACGACATCGCCAGGAGCGCCCGCACCGGCGAGGAGACGCTGCACATAGGCCGCACCCCGCTGTTCATCGCGGAGGGGGTCTTCGCGGCCGAGATCGTGGAGCGCTGCCGCGATCGGGGCGTGCTGGCCGACGCGCTGTGTCTGAGCCGCGGCCCGCTCGCCACTTTCCGCCGCCGCTTCCTGCGGGACCTCAAGGAGGGCCGTAAGTCGGTGCCGTTCCTGCTGCGCCGCGGCTGGCGGCTGATGCGCGCGGAGCGGACGATCGTCGCCCGCCAGGTGTCGCTGGGCGCCCACCCCTGCGACCGGGACGAGGCGCTCGGCCGACTGGCGGCCGCC
- a CDS encoding phospho-sugar mutase: MHDDLIARAAAWLAEDPDAETREELGKLIDAGDATELAARFSGTLQFGTAGLRGELGAGPMRMNRSVVIRAAAGLAAYLKKNGQAGGLVVIGYDARHRSADFARDTAAVMTGAGLRAAVLPRPLPTPVLAYAIRHLGAVAGVEVTASHNPPRDNGYKVYLGDGSQIVPPADAGIAAEIDAIASLDDVPRPDAGWEILDDSVLDAYLARTDAVLSPGSARGARTVYTAMHGVGKDVLLAAFARAGFPEPVLVAEQAEPDPDFPTVAFPNPEEPGAMDLAFAQARASEPDLVIANDPDADRCAVAVKDGERWRMLRGDEVGSLLAAHLVRRGARGTFAESIVSSSLLGRIAEKAGLPYEETLTGFKWIARVDGLRYGYEEALGYCVDPEGVRDKDGITAALLITELASELKEQGRTLLDLLDDLAVEHGLHATDQLPVRVEELSLIADAMRRLREQPPTELAGLAVTRAEDLTRGTDTLPPTDGLRYALDGARVVVRPSGTEPKLKCYLEVVVPVTAHADLPAARTKAAELLAAIKRDLSAAAGI; encoded by the coding sequence GTGCACGACGATCTCATCGCACGGGCCGCGGCGTGGCTGGCCGAGGATCCTGACGCGGAGACCCGTGAGGAGCTCGGCAAGCTCATCGACGCCGGGGACGCCACGGAGCTCGCCGCGCGATTCAGCGGCACCCTCCAGTTCGGCACCGCGGGGCTGCGCGGCGAGCTGGGCGCGGGGCCGATGCGGATGAACCGTTCCGTCGTCATCCGCGCCGCCGCCGGTCTCGCCGCGTACCTGAAGAAGAACGGTCAGGCCGGGGGCCTGGTCGTCATCGGCTACGACGCCCGGCACAGGTCGGCCGACTTCGCGCGCGACACCGCCGCCGTGATGACGGGCGCCGGGCTGCGGGCCGCCGTACTGCCGCGGCCGCTGCCCACCCCGGTCCTCGCGTACGCCATAAGGCACCTCGGCGCGGTCGCGGGCGTGGAGGTCACCGCCAGCCACAACCCGCCCCGTGACAACGGCTACAAGGTGTACCTGGGCGACGGTTCCCAGATCGTGCCGCCCGCCGACGCGGGGATCGCCGCCGAGATCGACGCCATCGCCTCCCTCGACGACGTGCCGCGTCCGGACGCGGGCTGGGAGATCCTCGACGACTCCGTCCTGGACGCCTATCTGGCCCGTACCGACGCCGTCCTCTCCCCCGGCTCCGCGCGCGGCGCCCGCACCGTCTACACGGCGATGCACGGCGTGGGCAAGGACGTCCTGCTCGCCGCCTTCGCACGGGCGGGCTTCCCGGAGCCGGTGCTCGTGGCCGAACAGGCCGAGCCCGACCCGGACTTCCCGACCGTCGCCTTCCCCAACCCGGAAGAGCCCGGCGCCATGGACCTGGCCTTCGCGCAGGCCCGCGCGAGTGAGCCGGACCTGGTCATCGCCAACGACCCCGACGCCGACCGGTGCGCCGTCGCCGTCAAGGACGGGGAGCGGTGGCGGATGCTGCGCGGGGACGAGGTCGGCTCGCTGCTCGCCGCCCACCTCGTACGGCGCGGCGCGCGCGGCACGTTCGCCGAGTCGATCGTGTCCTCGTCCCTGCTGGGCCGGATCGCCGAGAAGGCCGGGCTGCCGTACGAGGAGACCCTGACCGGCTTCAAGTGGATCGCCCGCGTGGACGGGCTGCGCTACGGCTACGAGGAGGCCCTCGGCTACTGCGTGGACCCCGAGGGCGTCCGCGACAAGGACGGCATCACCGCCGCCCTCCTGATCACCGAGCTCGCCTCCGAGCTGAAGGAGCAGGGCCGCACCCTGCTCGACCTCCTCGACGACCTCGCCGTGGAGCACGGACTGCACGCCACCGACCAGCTCCCGGTCCGGGTCGAGGAGCTGTCGCTCATCGCCGACGCCATGCGCCGCCTGCGCGAGCAGCCGCCGACCGAGCTGGCCGGCCTCGCCGTCACCCGCGCCGAGGACCTGACCCGGGGCACGGACACCCTGCCGCCCACCGACGGCCTGCGCTACGCCCTCGACGGCGCCCGTGTCGTCGTCCGCCCCAGCGGCACGGAGCCCAAGCTGAAGTGCTACCTGGAGGTCGTCGTGCCGGTCACCGCGCACGCCGACCTGCCGGCGGCCCGCACTAAGGCCGCCGAGCTACTCGCCGCCATCAAGCGGGACCTGTCGGCCGCCGCCGGAATCTGA
- a CDS encoding aldehyde dehydrogenase family protein: MSEKSEQQRLSVFKTYKLYVGGKFPRSESGRVYEVTDSKGNWLANAPLSSRKDARDAVVAARKAFGAWSGATAYNRGQILYRVAEMLEGRKEQFVREVADAEGLSNAKAAAVVDAAIDRWVWYAGWTDKIVQVVGGGNPVAGPFFNLSSPEPTGVVAVLAPQESSFLGLVSVIAPVIATGNTAVVVASEKSPLPALSLGEVLATSDLPGGVVNVLSGRTAEIAAPLAAHQDVNAIDLAGADEVLAKELEIAAADNLKRVLRPQPVDEVDWSATPGIDRMTAFLETKTVWHPTGSLGASGSSY, from the coding sequence ATGTCTGAGAAGTCCGAGCAGCAGCGACTGAGTGTCTTCAAGACCTACAAGCTGTACGTCGGCGGGAAGTTCCCGCGTTCCGAGAGCGGCCGGGTGTACGAGGTGACGGACTCGAAGGGCAACTGGCTGGCGAACGCGCCCCTTTCCTCCCGTAAGGACGCCCGTGACGCCGTGGTGGCCGCCCGCAAGGCGTTCGGCGCGTGGTCCGGTGCGACCGCGTACAACCGTGGCCAGATCCTCTACCGCGTCGCCGAGATGCTGGAGGGCCGCAAGGAGCAGTTCGTCCGCGAGGTCGCCGACGCCGAGGGCCTGTCGAATGCGAAGGCGGCCGCGGTCGTCGACGCCGCGATCGACCGCTGGGTCTGGTACGCGGGCTGGACCGACAAGATCGTCCAGGTCGTGGGCGGCGGCAACCCGGTCGCGGGCCCGTTCTTCAACCTCTCCTCCCCCGAGCCGACCGGCGTGGTCGCGGTCCTGGCGCCGCAGGAGTCGTCCTTCCTGGGCCTGGTGTCCGTCATCGCCCCGGTGATCGCCACCGGCAACACGGCGGTCGTCGTCGCGAGCGAGAAGTCCCCGCTCCCGGCACTGTCGTTGGGCGAGGTGCTGGCCACCTCCGACCTGCCGGGCGGTGTCGTCAACGTCCTCTCCGGTCGTACGGCGGAGATCGCGGCCCCGCTGGCCGCGCACCAGGACGTCAACGCGATCGACCTCGCGGGCGCCGACGAGGTGCTGGCGAAGGAGCTGGAGATCGCGGCGGCGGACAACCTCAAGCGCGTTCTGCGTCCACAGCCTGTGGATGAAGTCGACTGGTCGGCGACGCCGGGCATCGACCGCATGACGGCGTTCCTGGAGACGAAGACCGTCTGGCACCCGACGGGTTCACTGGGCGCGTCCGGCTCGTCGTACTGA
- a CDS encoding purine-nucleoside phosphorylase, whose protein sequence is MNASLLPDDIQGDPYAAADAAAARLRELTGAESHDVALVMGSGWAPAVGALGAADAEFQVTELPGFPPPAVAGHGGKVRSYAIGDKRALVFLGRTHYYEGRGVAAVAHGVRTAVAAGCKTVVLTNGCGGLREGMRPGQPVLISDHLNLTATSPIVGANFVDLTDLYSPRLRALCKEVDPSLEEGVYAQFPGPHYETPAEIRMARVLGADLVGMSTTLEAIAAREAGAEVLGISLVTNLAAGMTGEPLNHEEVLQAGRDSAARMGELLARVLGRL, encoded by the coding sequence GTGAACGCATCTCTTCTTCCGGACGACATCCAGGGCGACCCCTACGCCGCCGCCGACGCGGCCGCCGCGCGCCTGCGCGAGCTCACGGGCGCCGAGTCCCACGACGTCGCCCTCGTGATGGGCTCCGGCTGGGCTCCGGCCGTCGGCGCCCTGGGCGCTGCCGACGCCGAGTTCCAGGTCACCGAGCTGCCCGGCTTCCCGCCGCCGGCCGTCGCGGGGCACGGCGGCAAGGTCCGCTCGTACGCCATCGGTGACAAGCGCGCGCTGGTCTTCCTCGGCCGTACGCACTACTACGAGGGCCGGGGCGTCGCCGCGGTCGCGCACGGTGTGCGTACCGCCGTCGCCGCCGGCTGCAAGACCGTCGTGCTGACCAACGGCTGCGGTGGTCTGCGCGAGGGCATGCGGCCCGGGCAGCCGGTGCTGATCAGCGACCACCTGAACCTGACGGCGACCTCGCCGATCGTGGGCGCGAACTTCGTGGACCTGACCGACCTGTACTCGCCGCGGCTGCGGGCGCTGTGCAAGGAGGTCGACCCGTCGCTGGAGGAGGGCGTGTACGCCCAGTTCCCCGGCCCGCACTACGAGACGCCGGCCGAGATCCGCATGGCGCGGGTGCTGGGCGCGGACCTGGTGGGCATGTCGACCACGCTGGAGGCCATCGCCGCGCGTGAGGCCGGCGCGGAGGTGCTGGGTATCTCGCTGGTGACGAACCTCGCCGCCGGGATGACGGGTGAGCCCCTCAACCACGAGGAGGTTCTGCAGGCCGGGCGTGACTCCGCCGCGCGGATGGGTGAGCTGTTGGCACGGGTGCTTGGGCGGCTGTGA
- a CDS encoding PH domain-containing protein: protein MTTPDHQPSAQPPSGPTAGDRIYRSPMALVGGALLLAIVLWLGLDALFRGEGRTPWLALASLVLVVPLAVAFTLRPAVFANDDRLRVRNPFRVIVLPWGEVATLRSGFSNEAVAESGAKYQLWAIPVSLGARKKAARRQARAEAQSRGGAKPGRRGLGGLGMLGGGLSAPDPQTGQVDVDSGPIRAETDKVMDELRELRELRGPARKSQGEVTVRWAYEIVAPAVAGAVLLAVLLAIG, encoded by the coding sequence ATGACGACCCCGGACCACCAGCCCTCCGCGCAGCCCCCCTCGGGGCCCACCGCCGGGGACCGGATCTACCGCTCCCCCATGGCACTCGTGGGCGGCGCGCTGCTGCTCGCCATCGTGCTGTGGCTCGGCCTCGACGCGCTGTTCAGAGGAGAGGGGCGGACCCCGTGGCTGGCGCTCGCCTCGCTTGTTCTCGTCGTACCGCTCGCGGTCGCCTTCACCCTGCGCCCGGCCGTCTTCGCCAACGACGACCGGCTGCGCGTGCGCAACCCGTTCCGCGTGATCGTGCTGCCCTGGGGCGAGGTCGCCACCCTGCGCTCCGGCTTCTCCAACGAGGCGGTCGCCGAGTCCGGCGCCAAGTACCAGCTCTGGGCGATCCCGGTCTCCCTGGGCGCCCGCAAGAAGGCGGCGCGCCGGCAGGCCCGGGCGGAGGCGCAGAGCCGCGGCGGCGCGAAGCCCGGCCGCCGGGGTCTCGGCGGACTGGGCATGCTGGGCGGCGGCCTGTCGGCACCGGACCCGCAGACCGGTCAGGTCGACGTGGACAGCGGCCCGATCCGCGCGGAGACCGACAAGGTCATGGACGAGCTGCGCGAACTGCGGGAGCTGCGCGGACCGGCGAGGAAGTCCCAGGGCGAGGTCACGGTCCGCTGGGCGTACGAGATCGTGGCACCGGCGGTGGCGGGCGCGGTCCTGCTGGCCGTCCTGCTGGCCATCGGGTGA
- a CDS encoding gamma-glutamylcyclotransferase yields MSLYAAYAGNLDARLMSRRAPHSPLRATGWLNGWRLTFGGEQLGWEGALVTLVEEPGSQVFVGLYDLAPPDEDSLDRWEGVGLGIYRRARMRVHTLDGEEPAWAYVLNGYEGGLPSARYLGEIADAAESAGAPHDYVMELRKRPC; encoded by the coding sequence ATGTCGCTCTATGCCGCGTACGCCGGCAATCTCGACGCACGGCTGATGTCCCGCCGCGCCCCGCACTCCCCGCTGCGCGCCACCGGCTGGCTGAACGGATGGCGGCTGACCTTCGGCGGCGAGCAGCTCGGCTGGGAGGGGGCGCTGGTGACACTCGTCGAGGAGCCCGGCTCCCAGGTCTTCGTCGGGCTGTACGACCTCGCTCCCCCGGACGAGGACTCCCTGGACCGCTGGGAGGGCGTGGGCCTCGGCATCTACCGCCGCGCCAGGATGCGTGTGCACACCCTCGACGGCGAGGAGCCGGCCTGGGCGTACGTCCTGAACGGCTACGAGGGCGGCCTGCCGTCGGCCCGCTATCTGGGCGAGATCGCCGACGCCGCCGAGTCGGCCGGGGCGCCCCACGACTACGTGATGGAGCTGCGGAAGCGGCCTTGCTGA
- a CDS encoding NAD(P)H-quinone dehydrogenase, with translation MEYVTRIVIIGGGPGGYEAALVAAQLGAEVTVVDCDGLGGASVLTDCVPSKTLIATAEVMTNFDSSYEELGIIVADDTPHIEQAARVVGVDLGKVNRRVKRLALAQSHDITAAVTRAGARVMRGRGRLEGMQALDGSRTVVVTAADGTEERLTADAVLIATGGHPRELPDAQPDGERILNWTQVYDLTELPEELIVVGSGVTGAEFAGAYQALGSKVTLVSSRDRVLPGEDPDAAAVLEDVFRRRGMNVMSRSRASAAKRVGDRVEVTLSDGRVISGTHCLMAVGAIPNSAGLGLEEAGVKLRDSGHIWTDRVSRTSAPGVYAAGDVTGVFALASVAAMQGRIAMYHFLGDTVSPLNLKTVSSNVFTDPEIATVGYSQADVDAGKIDARVVKLPLLRNPRAKMQGIRDGFVKMFCRPGTGIVVGGVVVSPRASELIHPISIAIDNNLTVEQIANAFTVYPSLSGSIAEVARQLQTRKTAGEA, from the coding sequence ATGGAGTACGTGACTCGGATCGTGATCATCGGTGGCGGACCCGGCGGATACGAGGCGGCCCTGGTGGCCGCTCAGCTCGGCGCGGAGGTGACCGTCGTCGACTGCGACGGCCTGGGCGGAGCGTCGGTGCTGACCGACTGCGTGCCCTCGAAGACCCTCATCGCGACGGCCGAGGTGATGACCAACTTCGACTCCTCCTACGAGGAGCTCGGCATCATCGTCGCCGACGACACCCCGCACATCGAGCAGGCGGCGCGCGTCGTCGGGGTCGACCTCGGCAAGGTCAACCGGCGGGTGAAGCGCCTCGCGCTCGCGCAGTCGCACGACATCACCGCCGCCGTCACCCGGGCCGGCGCCCGCGTCATGCGCGGCCGCGGCCGCCTGGAGGGCATGCAGGCCCTCGACGGCTCCCGTACGGTCGTCGTCACCGCGGCCGACGGCACCGAGGAGCGGCTCACCGCCGACGCCGTCCTCATCGCCACCGGCGGCCACCCGCGCGAGCTGCCCGACGCCCAGCCCGACGGCGAGCGCATCCTCAACTGGACCCAGGTCTACGACCTCACCGAGCTCCCCGAGGAACTCATCGTGGTCGGCTCCGGTGTCACCGGCGCCGAGTTCGCCGGCGCCTACCAGGCTCTCGGCTCCAAGGTCACCCTCGTCTCCTCCCGCGACCGCGTGCTGCCCGGCGAGGACCCGGACGCCGCCGCCGTCCTGGAGGACGTCTTCCGCCGCCGCGGCATGAACGTCATGTCCCGCTCGCGCGCCTCCGCCGCCAAGCGCGTCGGGGACCGGGTCGAGGTCACGCTCTCCGACGGCCGCGTCATCAGCGGCACGCACTGCCTGATGGCCGTCGGCGCCATCCCCAACAGCGCGGGCCTCGGCCTGGAGGAGGCCGGCGTCAAGCTGCGCGACTCCGGCCACATCTGGACCGACCGGGTCTCCCGCACCTCCGCGCCGGGCGTGTACGCCGCCGGCGACGTGACCGGCGTCTTCGCACTGGCCTCGGTCGCCGCGATGCAGGGACGTATCGCCATGTACCACTTCCTCGGCGACACGGTGAGCCCGCTGAACCTCAAGACGGTCTCCTCCAACGTCTTCACCGACCCCGAGATCGCGACCGTCGGCTACAGCCAGGCCGACGTCGACGCCGGCAAGATCGACGCTCGTGTGGTGAAGCTGCCGCTGCTGCGCAACCCGCGCGCCAAGATGCAGGGCATCCGCGACGGCTTCGTCAAGATGTTCTGCCGCCCGGGCACCGGGATCGTGGTCGGCGGCGTCGTGGTGTCGCCGCGCGCCTCGGAGCTCATCCACCCGATCTCGATCGCCATCGACAACAACCTGACGGTCGAACAGATCGCGAACGCCTTCACCGTGTACCCCTCCCTTTCGGGGTCGATCGCCGAGGTGGCGCGTCAGCTCCAGACTCGCAAGACGGCCGGCGAGGCCTGA